From Candidatus Manganitrophus morganii, the proteins below share one genomic window:
- a CDS encoding ABC transporter ATP-binding protein, which translates to MLETHGLAKIYEDGNIGLHDLNIQVQPGELYALLGANGAGKSTTINLLLGFIQPSRGTAKINGLDVVAQPVETKRHIGYIPEQVALYGDLDARTNLRYFGRLAGQNPSLEACDRMLEEVGFPREALSRKARYLSKGMRQKVAIAAIKMKGAKLLLLDEPTSGLDPRAASEFFRLLSQLRAEGRAILMATHDLLRMHQLADRVGIMKSGKRVTELTRGELDQLDLEQVYLSYMEREADEDHRQQLQKEVSGNATGTN; encoded by the coding sequence ATGTTAGAGACGCACGGTTTAGCGAAAATTTATGAAGACGGCAACATCGGACTTCATGACCTGAATATTCAAGTGCAGCCGGGAGAGCTCTATGCCCTTCTGGGGGCCAACGGGGCCGGAAAGAGCACCACGATCAATCTTCTGCTCGGCTTCATTCAGCCATCGCGGGGAACGGCGAAGATCAACGGCCTCGACGTGGTGGCGCAGCCGGTGGAGACCAAACGACATATCGGTTACATCCCGGAGCAGGTTGCTCTTTATGGCGATCTGGATGCCCGAACCAACCTCCGTTACTTCGGCCGGCTGGCCGGGCAGAATCCTTCGCTCGAAGCGTGCGACCGCATGTTGGAAGAGGTCGGTTTCCCGAGAGAGGCGCTCTCCCGGAAAGCGCGCTATTTAAGCAAGGGGATGCGGCAGAAGGTGGCGATCGCGGCGATCAAGATGAAGGGGGCGAAGCTCCTTTTGTTGGACGAGCCGACGAGCGGCCTCGATCCCCGCGCGGCGTCGGAGTTCTTCCGGCTCCTCTCCCAGCTTCGCGCAGAGGGGAGAGCGATTCTGATGGCGACGCACGATCTGCTTCGGATGCATCAATTGGCCGATCGGGTGGGGATCATGAAGTCGGGAAAACGGGTGACCGAATTGACCCGCGGGGAGCTCGATCAGCTCGACCTCGAACAGGTCTATTTAAGCTACATGGAAAGAGAAGCGGATGAAGACCACAGGCAACAATTACAAAAGGAGGTATCCGGTAATGCAACAGGAACCAATTAA